CAAGCTGCGCGGCACCGGATGCCAGAGACGTCGGCGCAGAGGACGAACCGGCGGCCTGAATCTGTAAATTCACGTTCGGGTAATGCTGGCTGAAATCCGCCGCCCAAAAGGCCATCAGGTTAGCCAGCGTATCCGACCCCGCACTGGAGAGGTTACCCGCCAGCATCTGACGAGGCTGTGCGGAGCACAACGCGCTGAGCAGCAGTAAAAAAGCGCCCGCAATACGAGTGGCGGATGTCATAGATAGCGTCTTCCGTCAGGCTGAAGGTTTCACCGTATTTTCAGCCAGAGAGGCAGGGACAATCAACCGATTCGGCAACGTAAAGACAAAACGTGAGCCCAGACCATCCTCACTCATGATCTCCAGACGAGAATCATGATGACTGAGCGCATGCTTCACAATCGCCAGACCCAGCCCGCTGCCGCCCGTTTGTCGTGAACGCGCCTTATCCACCCGATAAAAGCGTTCCGTCAGGCGCGGCAAGTGCTCGGCCGCAATGCCCGGTCCGTTATCGCTGACCTGAAATTGCGCGCCCTGTGGGATCTTCTGCCAGCAGACTTCGATACGCGTTCCCGCTGGCGTATGGTTGACCGCGTTATACACCAGATTGGATACCGCACTGCGCAGCTGTTCTTCATTACCAAACACGCGGAGGCTTTCGTTCACACGAAAGACGATTTCATGACGTCCCTGACTCAGCGTCTGCGCTTCACGCTGCAATACGCGCAACATCAACGGAATATCGACCTTTTCATTCAGGTCGATTGCCGTCGCCGCCTCAATACGGGACAGGGTCAGCAGCTGTTTGACCAGCCCGTCCATGCGTCGGGTCTGCTCCTGCATGGTATTCAGCGCTTTTCCGCGTAGCGCCGCATCCAGCGTTTCTTCCTGCATCATTTCCAGATAGCCCTGCAACACCGTCAGCGGCGTACGCAGTTCATGGCTCACGTTGGCAAAAAAGTTACGTCTGGCACCTTCAAGCTGGTGCATTTGCGTAATATCACGCACCACCATCAGTAACTGGCCTTCGGAATAGGGCATTACGCGGAATTCAACATGGTGGGAATTATTCAACTGCAGCGTGAGAGGACGGCTAAAATCTTGTCCTTTCATGTAATTCGTGAATTCGGGATAGCGCAATAAGTTGAGGATATTCTGACCGTTATCTTCCGGCCAGCGGAAATTCAGCAGGTGTTGCGCCAGATGATTACACCAGAAGATCGTTCCTTCTTCGGTGGTGATCACCACGGCATCGGGCAAAGATTCGGCACCGCTGCGAAAACGCTTGATCAGGAGCGCCAGTTCCCGACGTCGGCGTCGATTACGCAACTGCATCTGATAGAGCCCGTAAAAAAGCGGCTCCCAGCTCCAGCGGCCGGGCGGCGGCGTCATGCTGCGGTCAACCCACAGCCAATAAGAGAGTTTTAGCTGGTTATAAAAATTCCAGCACAGTAAGCCTAATACGGCGACCAGCAGAAACCAGGGCAGATAGCCAAAAATCAGCCCCAGCAGTAAAGCGGGCAAACAAAAAAAAGCTAGCTCCAATGCCAGCCTTTTCCAGGATAAACGTTCTAGCACGTTAATGTGTCTCCGGTTACGATCACCTCAGTAACGCGTTGAAAAACGGTAGCCCGTTCCCCGAACGGTTTGCACCATTTTGTCATGTCCGCTGGTTTCCAGCGCTTTACGCAGGCGACGAATATGGACGTCGACAGTACGATCCTCAACATAAACGTTAGTGCCCCAAACGTGATTCAGCAACTGTTCCCGGCTATAAACACGTTCAGGATGCGTCATAAAGAAATGCAGCAGTTTAAACTCTGTCGGCCCCATGTCCAACGCGTGCTCTTCGGTCGTCACGCGATGTGAGGAAGGATCGAGGCTCAGGCCACGCATTTCAATCACTTCTTCCACCGCCATCGGTGAAATGCGGCGCATAACGGCTTTGATACGCGCCACTAACTCTTTGGGGGAAAACGGTTTGGTAATGTAATCATCCGCTCCTACTTCAAGCCCGCGCACGCGGTCTTCTTCTTCGCCACGCGCGGTTAACATCATCACCGGAATATCACGCGTCAGCGCTTC
The nucleotide sequence above comes from Pectobacterium brasiliense. Encoded proteins:
- the phoR gene encoding phosphate regulon sensor histidine kinase PhoR is translated as MLERLSWKRLALELAFFCLPALLLGLIFGYLPWFLLVAVLGLLCWNFYNQLKLSYWLWVDRSMTPPPGRWSWEPLFYGLYQMQLRNRRRRRELALLIKRFRSGAESLPDAVVITTEEGTIFWCNHLAQHLLNFRWPEDNGQNILNLLRYPEFTNYMKGQDFSRPLTLQLNNSHHVEFRVMPYSEGQLLMVVRDITQMHQLEGARRNFFANVSHELRTPLTVLQGYLEMMQEETLDAALRGKALNTMQEQTRRMDGLVKQLLTLSRIEAATAIDLNEKVDIPLMLRVLQREAQTLSQGRHEIVFRVNESLRVFGNEEQLRSAVSNLVYNAVNHTPAGTRIEVCWQKIPQGAQFQVSDNGPGIAAEHLPRLTERFYRVDKARSRQTGGSGLGLAIVKHALSHHDSRLEIMSEDGLGSRFVFTLPNRLIVPASLAENTVKPSA
- the phoB gene encoding phosphate response regulator transcription factor PhoB, with amino-acid sequence MAKRILVVEDEAPIREMVCFVLEQNGYQPVEAEDYDSAVTQLSEPFPELVLLDWMLPGGSGLQFIKHMKREALTRDIPVMMLTARGEEEDRVRGLEVGADDYITKPFSPKELVARIKAVMRRISPMAVEEVIEMRGLSLDPSSHRVTTEEHALDMGPTEFKLLHFFMTHPERVYSREQLLNHVWGTNVYVEDRTVDVHIRRLRKALETSGHDKMVQTVRGTGYRFSTRY